From Candidatus Cloacimonadota bacterium:
GTGTATCGATATTCGGAGAAGAGTGAATAATATTTTGAAATGAAAGGGCTTAATTATAATTTTTAATGTACTAAAAAATATGGAGATATGAATGAAAATTATTTACAAAGCTAATAACGAAGTTACTGTTGAAGAAGCTATTAATGTATTTGAAAGCGTAGATTGAAATAAAAATCCGGAAGATATTCTGGATGCATTTAAGAATTCCTATTATGTTACCGCCTATCACGATGGTACGCTGATCGCTTTTGCCCGTGCAATTACCGATGGTCACTATTATACAAGTATTTTTGATGTGATAGTGAATCCCCAACATCAGAAAAATGGCATCGCTAAGGAGATGATGAAGATGCTACGAGCAGTTTCAGTTAAGGAACTTAACTCTATTGCCGGTATCAGAACAACATCTTCATATCCTTGTTTATGGATATATAAAGGTTCTCTTTCGTTTAATACTCTAGTCCAATAAGTATCAAAATTGGTTTTTGTTTGTGTAAATGTTGCTTCCATAATTACTCCTCGTCATTTCCCTTCCGAAGCTTTCTTTCACTTGTTCTTACATTAAGATTCGGAAGGATGTGAATGTCCCGGAACTTTCCGAATCTTAATGATAAGAATTCCTTCGTGAGAAGCTTCGGAAAGGCAGCATCAGTTTTTCATAATCTTTCATAAATTATGTTACACTACCTTGAAGCAAGTCTAATATAATAAACTAAACTGCTTTATCCTTATATCAGTCTGAATATTATTTCCTGTCAAATGAAAATTTTCCATTTGACATTAAAACTAACATTCGCAAAAGAACAAACATAAAAAAATTGCAGGAAAAGACCATGAAAAAAACAGGTATTTCCAAACCTCAAGAAATCGAGCAACTCATCAAAAAAAACCGGAGTTTAGTAGAGATCGGCAAAGCTCTTTCTGCGGAAAAAAATCTGGATGCAGTACTCGAAATGGTTGTCGATAAAGCGAGAGAATTCACCAATGCAGATGCAGGTTCGATCTATATATTAACTCCGGATGAAAAAACACTCCAATTCAAGATCATTCACACGGATTCTCTGAATTGGAGAATGGGCGGAACCAGCGGAAATCCGATCACTTTGCCTGATATTCCGATCATCAGGGAAGATGGTCATCCAAACCTGATGAATGTCTGTTCGTATGTTGCCTACACCGGAAAAGCAGTGAACATCCCCGATGTCTATTTCGCGGAGAATTTCAATTTTGCTAACACTAAAATAATCGATGCCGCCAATAATTATCGCTCAAAATCGATGCTTGTTTTACCAATGAGAAATCATGAAAATGATATTATCGGTGTTCTCTCTTTGATAAATGCCATGGAGAAGGGGAAAATTGTTCCTTTTTCCAAAGATGTGGAAGAAATCACAGAAGCTCTGGCTTCGCAGGCCGCGATCGCTTTGACCAACTCGATCCTGATCCATGATCTGGAAGAATTGCTGGAATCATTTATCCGTTCGATCGCCCATGGAATGGGAATCAAATCTCCTCATACTGGCAATCATATTCGAAGAGTTGAAGAACTTACGATGCAGATTGCCAGAACCATAAATTCTGAAAACTCAGGGAAATTCAGCAATACATATTTTAATGAAGATGAAATGAAAGAACTGCGTATCGCTGCCTGGATGCATGATATCGGGAAGATCACAACTCCGGAATTCATCTTTAACAAAGCAACCAAACTGCAAACGATCTTTGATCGGATAAAACTTCTGGAAACCAGGTTCAATCTAATCAAGGAAATAAAAAAAAATGAGCATTCAGGACAGAAATATGATTTGATCAAAAGAGGAAAAAAAGAAGAAGTTCCAGCACTGGAAAAGAATTTTGAAAAGCAAATAAATGAACTGGAAGATGAAATAAATTTCTTGAATGAAGTAAATATCGGAAAAGAATATTTAGCTGAAGAAAAAATCGACAGGATTAAATCTATTAGTCGAAAAAAATATATTCTGGACGGTCAGGAATTTCCATATTTAGAGAAAAATGAGGTTGAGAACCTGATCATAAATAAAGGAACTCTCACCCAAAAGGAAAAACAAATGATGGACAATCACGCCAATGTTTC
This genomic window contains:
- a CDS encoding GNAT family N-acetyltransferase, with amino-acid sequence MLDAFKNSYYVTAYHDGTLIAFARAITDGHYYTSIFDVIVNPQHQKNGIAKEMMKMLRAVSVKELNSIAGIRTTSSYPCLWIYKGSLSFNTLVQ
- a CDS encoding GAF domain-containing protein — its product is MKKTGISKPQEIEQLIKKNRSLVEIGKALSAEKNLDAVLEMVVDKAREFTNADAGSIYILTPDEKTLQFKIIHTDSLNWRMGGTSGNPITLPDIPIIREDGHPNLMNVCSYVAYTGKAVNIPDVYFAENFNFANTKIIDAANNYRSKSMLVLPMRNHENDIIGVLSLINAMEKGKIVPFSKDVEEITEALASQAAIALTNSILIHDLEELLESFIRSIAHGMGIKSPHTGNHIRRVEELTMQIARTINSENSGKFSNTYFNEDEMKELRIAAWMHDIGKITTPEFIFNKATKLQTIFDRIKLLETRFNLIKEIKKNEHSGQKYDLIKRGKKEEVPALEKNFEKQINELEDEINFLNEVNIGKEYLAEEKIDRIKSISRKKYILDGQEFPYLEKNEVENLIINKGTLTQKEKQMMDNHANVSYEMLHELPFPKKMNKIPIYASGHHEKLDGSGYPLGLKAEQLPLQTRILAIADIFDALTAHDRPYKEGKTLSESMSILEKMVLSNFLDKDIFEIFRTNKLYLLFAEKELKKEQIDME